In the Burkholderia cenocepacia genome, one interval contains:
- a CDS encoding DUF1338 domain-containing protein → MRNPNIDSLLTKLLGQAKTDALFSTLNMPAILEEWEDGVVTRAEIAQAMNMALFEGLLDRSANGRAYTAEAIENGGSVHFDHGALRTVRWPHTGALPPGEAAFTRILRPLGFRLNGRYPLDKLGMTGRAYAHEDAPDEIAQFFVSELHPERFSKEFQQAVTNVVGSSRDPLSPAAVARLWEVEREGWLSLEDAHALLPEIVGAFARQHDVPNELDYETLLMESAEMAWIATEGNAFNHATDRVADVFKLSDDEKAKGRPMKPEVERSRSGRVFQTAYRADTVEREFRTRDGGTVKRNVPGSFYEFITRKRTFDQAARRWVTDLRFDAGNAQGIFKMTANAAK, encoded by the coding sequence ATGCGCAATCCGAATATCGACAGCTTGCTGACCAAGCTGCTGGGACAGGCGAAGACCGACGCCCTGTTCTCGACCCTGAACATGCCGGCCATCCTCGAAGAATGGGAAGACGGCGTCGTGACCCGCGCGGAAATCGCGCAGGCGATGAACATGGCGCTGTTCGAAGGGCTGCTCGACCGTTCGGCGAACGGCCGCGCGTACACGGCCGAGGCGATCGAAAACGGCGGCTCGGTCCATTTCGACCACGGCGCGCTGCGCACGGTGCGCTGGCCGCACACGGGCGCACTGCCGCCGGGCGAGGCGGCGTTCACGCGCATCCTGCGTCCGCTCGGCTTCCGTCTGAACGGCCGCTACCCGCTCGACAAGCTCGGCATGACCGGCCGCGCGTATGCGCATGAAGACGCCCCGGATGAAATCGCGCAGTTCTTCGTCAGCGAACTGCATCCGGAGCGCTTCTCGAAGGAATTCCAGCAGGCCGTGACGAACGTGGTCGGCTCGTCGCGCGACCCGCTGTCGCCGGCCGCCGTCGCGCGGCTGTGGGAAGTCGAGCGCGAAGGCTGGCTGTCGCTGGAAGACGCCCATGCGCTGCTGCCGGAAATCGTCGGCGCGTTCGCGCGCCAGCACGACGTGCCGAACGAGCTCGACTACGAGACGCTGCTGATGGAATCGGCGGAAATGGCGTGGATCGCGACCGAGGGCAACGCGTTCAATCACGCGACCGACCGCGTCGCCGACGTGTTCAAGCTGTCCGACGACGAGAAGGCGAAGGGGCGACCGATGAAGCCCGAAGTCGAACGCTCGCGCTCGGGCCGCGTGTTCCAGACGGCCTATCGCGCGGATACCGTCGAGCGCGAATTCCGCACCCGCGACGGCGGCACGGTGAAGCGCAACGTGCCGGGTTCGTTCTACGAGTTCATCACGCGCAAGCGCACGTTCGACCAGGCGGCGCGTCGCTGGGTGACCGACCTGCGCTTCGATGCGGGCAACGCGCAGGGCATCTTCAAGATGACGGCGAACGCGGCGAAGTAA
- a CDS encoding CsbD family protein encodes MNEDKIKGQWKQLTGKLKAKWGKLTDDDLQVAEGNRDYLAGKIQERYGIARDEAEKQLKEFDREL; translated from the coding sequence ATGAACGAAGACAAGATCAAGGGTCAGTGGAAGCAGCTCACCGGCAAGCTGAAGGCCAAGTGGGGCAAGCTGACCGACGACGATCTCCAGGTCGCGGAAGGCAATCGCGATTATCTGGCCGGCAAGATCCAGGAGCGTTACGGGATCGCCCGCGACGAAGCCGAGAAGCAGTTGAAGGAGTTCGACCGCGAGCTGTAA
- a CDS encoding BON domain-containing protein: MNKTSHLSTLLAVSAAFLLSAAPLTNAHAQASSTDSGMASESNQPVTDTWITTKVKGELATTDGVKSTDISVKTVDGVVTLTGVLPTKVAVKKAVAVTRAIKGVKHVDASGLKAKA, translated from the coding sequence ATGAACAAGACCTCGCACCTTTCGACCCTGCTCGCCGTCAGCGCGGCCTTCCTGCTTTCCGCCGCGCCGCTCACGAACGCGCATGCCCAGGCCTCGTCGACCGACAGCGGCATGGCGAGCGAATCGAATCAGCCTGTCACCGACACGTGGATCACGACCAAGGTGAAAGGTGAGCTCGCAACGACCGACGGCGTGAAGAGCACCGACATCAGCGTGAAGACGGTGGACGGCGTCGTCACGCTGACGGGCGTGCTGCCGACGAAGGTCGCCGTGAAGAAGGCCGTCGCCGTGACCCGCGCGATCAAGGGCGTGAAGCACGTCGACGCATCCGGCCTGAAGGCGAAGGCCTGA
- a CDS encoding helix-turn-helix transcriptional regulator, protein MNEPVDEQALKSHTDRRQLHQIIAGLTEGVILIEPDQRIVWANEAALAMHGVTELKALGADVTEYRERFRLRYRNNHPVRDGHYPMDRVIAGEEFSDVTVEVESAADESVSWVHRIRSLVLTNAAGAPDCLALVLHDATEWASAEERFERTFNANPAPAVICRLDDLRYVKVNQGFLDMTGHARDDVLGRSVYEIDVLEQAERRELAIERLGEGATIPQMEAVLKLADGSTKAVVVAGQPIDMNGEACMLFTFMDLEPRKQAERALMQSEERFATAFRMAPVAMAIVTADRFELLDVNDGFAAMTGHAQADLLGKSADEIGLWAERGAWSRIEGRLAGDGHVRNVDVQIRTRDGDVRDCVVSADPVAIHGRDCLLVALLDISDRKRTEMELVYAIETAMQDASWFSRTLIEKLANVRRANAPDAGAQLSDLTARERDVFDLLCHGLADKEIAGRLGLAPNTVRNHVATIYAKLDVHSRGEAIVWARERGIVGAAEANGARGDKSGAKGKD, encoded by the coding sequence ATGAACGAACCAGTAGACGAACAGGCGCTCAAGTCGCATACCGACCGGCGCCAGCTGCACCAGATCATCGCGGGGCTGACCGAGGGCGTGATCCTGATCGAGCCCGACCAGCGGATCGTCTGGGCGAACGAGGCTGCGCTCGCGATGCATGGCGTGACCGAGTTGAAGGCGCTCGGCGCGGACGTTACCGAATACCGCGAGCGATTCCGGCTGCGCTACCGGAACAATCATCCGGTGCGCGACGGCCACTATCCGATGGATCGCGTGATCGCGGGCGAGGAGTTCAGCGACGTGACGGTCGAAGTCGAATCGGCCGCCGACGAGTCGGTGAGCTGGGTGCACCGCATCCGCAGCCTGGTGCTGACGAACGCGGCCGGCGCGCCCGACTGCCTCGCGCTCGTGCTGCACGACGCGACCGAATGGGCGAGCGCCGAGGAACGCTTCGAGCGCACCTTCAACGCGAATCCGGCGCCGGCCGTGATCTGCCGGCTCGACGACTTGCGCTACGTGAAGGTCAACCAGGGCTTTCTCGACATGACGGGCCACGCGCGCGACGACGTGCTCGGCCGCTCGGTGTACGAGATCGACGTGCTCGAACAGGCCGAGCGACGCGAGCTGGCGATCGAGCGGCTCGGCGAAGGCGCGACGATCCCGCAGATGGAGGCCGTGCTCAAGCTTGCCGACGGCAGCACCAAGGCGGTGGTCGTCGCCGGGCAGCCGATCGACATGAACGGCGAGGCGTGCATGCTGTTCACGTTCATGGATCTCGAGCCGCGCAAGCAGGCCGAGCGCGCGCTGATGCAAAGCGAGGAACGCTTCGCGACGGCCTTCCGGATGGCGCCGGTCGCGATGGCGATCGTCACGGCCGACCGTTTCGAGCTGCTCGACGTGAACGATGGGTTTGCCGCGATGACGGGCCATGCGCAGGCCGATCTCCTTGGTAAATCCGCGGACGAGATCGGGCTGTGGGCCGAACGCGGCGCGTGGTCGCGTATCGAAGGCCGGCTCGCGGGCGACGGTCACGTGCGCAACGTGGACGTGCAGATTCGCACGCGCGACGGCGACGTGCGCGATTGCGTCGTGTCGGCCGACCCCGTCGCGATTCACGGGCGTGACTGCCTGCTGGTCGCGCTGCTCGACATCAGCGACCGCAAGCGCACCGAGATGGAGCTCGTCTATGCGATCGAGACGGCGATGCAGGACGCGTCGTGGTTCAGCCGCACGCTGATCGAGAAGCTCGCGAACGTGCGGCGCGCGAATGCGCCGGATGCGGGCGCGCAGCTGTCCGACCTGACCGCGCGCGAGCGCGACGTGTTCGACCTGCTGTGCCACGGTCTGGCCGACAAGGAAATCGCCGGCCGCCTCGGGCTGGCGCCGAACACCGTGCGCAATCACGTCGCGACGATCTACGCGAAGCTCGACGTGCACAGCCGCGGCGAGGCGATCGTGTGGGCGCGCGAGCGCGGCATCGTGGGCGCGGCCGAAGCGAACGGCGCGCGCGGCGACAAGAGCGGCGCGAAGGGCAAGGACTGA